CTTACAAAAGTCTACATTTATAAATCTTTAGTTATTAATGATTGATCAGAATTAACATTGGTGGTGCAAGTAATTTGCATGTGTACAAAAAGTGGATACGGATCAAATGGGCACCAGTAACCAgcgaaaaaaaagagagaaagttCGGGGGACACGGCCGGGAAGACTCCGAACACCATCGTACAGGGAAACGGTAAGCTGGCCGTAAGGGGAAAACTCAGAAtatcatagagagagagagagagagagagagagagagagagaggggctaaAGTACAGAATTGAAGTAATATCTTAATTACCAattaacttgaaaataaaatatcgttaACTGCACGCATGGGGGCGATCAAGGATTGAAAATGAAGTCGCCGCACTTGCACTTCCAGCACATAGGCTTGTAGTTGGAGACGCCATCTCTGGAGTATGCAATAGTAGTACCGTGGCCGGTTGCATGACTTGCATCAGAGATTAATGGGATTCTCCTCTGCCTTTTCACTCGTGGGACAATCGGGACCTGAACTGCCTCGCAGTGCCCACAAGTGCTGCACCTCTTCTCGCAGTTTGGCGGCCTCGACCCTATCTGACCTCTCGCCAATATCCTTACCCATTTCTTCTCTGCTCTCCCTTCCtgtgcattatatatatgaatcgaaTTCAAGAGTACTTGATACATGAAACACTTCGGAATAGGATTCAGATAAAGGGAGCTCATgctaattaagtatat
This genomic interval from Juglans microcarpa x Juglans regia isolate MS1-56 chromosome 4D, Jm3101_v1.0, whole genome shotgun sequence contains the following:
- the LOC121260299 gene encoding EPIDERMAL PATTERNING FACTOR-like protein 2, which gives rise to MDSTDENCVYWHRNRNLLISTLMVLLVSSMTIVRFTAEGRSIPKLVEAAQEGRAEKKWVRILARGQIGSRPPNCEKRCSTCGHCEAVQVPIVPRVKRQRRIPLISDASHATGHGTTIAYSRDGVSNYKPMCWKCKCGDFIFNP